CGCTCGCGACGCCCGCGAGCGAGAGGACACCGAGCGCGACGAGGAACCGCCGGAGCGACGCCATGGCCGTGAGTCCGGACTCGGCGGAGAAAGGCGCGTCGGTCGGCGCCGCCGGAAAACAGCGGAAACGCCGGTGTCGGGTCACACCCCCAGGAGCGACTCAGTTCAGCCTCGGGTCGGGCGCGGCGACCTCGTGACCGCACCGCGGACACCGATAGCGCGCACGGTCCCCCCCGTTCGCCCCTTCGCGGTTCTCGGCGAACTTCCGGGTCGGCCCTACGTACCAGCAGTTCGGACACCGCCGAATCGGGAGTCGGAGCATTCGACGGAGGTAGGGGTCGAACGAGCAAAAGCGGGTCGGCGACGATTCGGTTCGTCGTCTCCGCCGCCGAAGACGACGGACCGATCGGCGGCGCGGCGAAACCGCCGCGCCCGCCGGCGAAAGACAGCGGAAATCCCGGAGGGGAAACAGCGGAAACTCCGGTGTGAAGTTCGGCGACGGCGCGGGGACGAAACAGCGGAAACGCCGGTGTGACGGTGAAGCCGAGACGTCGGCGTGACGGCGGAACGAGACGTCGAAGTGAGCAAGCGCTCGCGCGACGGCGACCGACAGGGGGCCGGAGCGCGACACTCATACGCTCGCGGCCCCGAACACCGGTAGGATGGGCGAGAGACGGAGCAGAGAGGTCCACCACGACGACGGCATCCACATCGAGGCGGGGGACGGCCGACGGGTCGTCGCCGACGCGCGGAGCGCGGTCGGCGACGTCAACGTCCTGAGCCACGCCCACGCCGACCACACCTTCCGGCGGACGCCCGGGACGGTCGTCTGCTCGGCCGAGACGGCCGCGCTCGTCGAGGCCCGGACCGGGACGAGCGTCCCCGACCACGTCGAATCCACCGACGAGATTTCCCTCCTCCCGGCGGGCCACGTCGTCGGGTCGCGGGCCGCGCTGGTCGAACACGGCCCGGATTCGGAAACGCCGGGCCGGCGGGTGCTCTACACCGGCGACTTCTCGGTCCGCGACAGACTCTACCTAGAGGGGTTCGACCCCGTAGACGCCGACGTGCTCGTGATGGAGACGACGTACGGCAAGCCGACCTACCGGTTTCCGCCCGAGGCGGAGCTACAGGCCGAGATTCGCGACTGGCTGGCCGACCACCCCGACCGGCCGCTGTTCCTGTTCGGCTACTCGCTCGGCAGAGCCCAGAAGCTCCAGGCGCTCGCCCGCGAGGCGACGAACCGACCGCTGGTGGTCCACGGCGCGGTTCGGACCGTCAACGACGCCATCGAGTCCGCCACCGACCTCTCCTTTCCGGCGACGCCCTACGACGAGGTCGACGAACTCGCCGGCGACGAGATCGTGGTTCTCCCCACGCACCTCGCCCGCCACGATTGGGTCCAGAGCCTCGTCGCGAAACACGGCGGCCTGAAGGCGGGGTTCTCGGGGTGGGCGGTCGACCGGTCGTTCCGCTACCGCGGGGGCTACGACGCGACGTTCCCGCTGACCGACCACTGCGACTTCGACGAACTCGCCGCGGTCGTCGAGGCGGTCGACCCCGAGGTGGTCTACACCCACCACGGCTTCGACGCCGAGTTCGCCGACTTCCTCCGGACCACCTTCGACCGGGACGCCCGGCCGCTGCTGGGCGACCAGACGACGCTGGGCGACTTCTAGAGGCCGCAGGCCGCCGGGGAAGTAGTGGCGAAGAAAAGGCATGTCTCGCGGCCGCCACAGTCCGAAATCTTCAGATATTCTAATGATACCGAACGGCGTATCTCCTCGGCGTTATGGCGACGGGGGTGCGCCACGGCGAAACTCGCGAAGCGGGCTATCACCCGTGGGTGGCCGCGGTCGTCGCCGGACTCGCCGCCGGGGCGGCGATGGGCGCGGTGCTCTCGGTCGGGACGAACCTGCTACCGCTCGTCGGCGCTCTCTACGGGATGGAGTCGTACCTCGGCGGGTGGGTCGCGCACCTGGCGAACAGCGTCGTGTTCGCGCTCCTCTTCGCCGCGATTCTCTCGCGTCCCGTCGTCCGGCGCGAGTCGTTCGCGCTGTCGACCTACGTCGGTATCGGCGTCGGGTACGGCGCGTTCCTGGGCATCGTGACCGGCGGCGTCCTCTTTCCGCTGTGGCTGAACGCGGGCATCGACGCGGGCCTGCCGTTGCCGTTCGTCCCGGCGACCGGAGTCGACGCGTTCGGCGCCACGCTGGTGATGGGATTCGCCCACCTCGTCTACGGCGCGGTCCTCGGCCCGGTGTACGCGCTGGCGAGTCGGTCGGTCCCCGGCGTCTCGCTCTGAGGAGTCGGAACCGAACTGTCTCCCCGGTGTCGACCGACCCGTGCAGTTATCGCTCCTGATGTGGTATGGTACCTATGCCTGTACTTCGACTGGGAATCGCGATGCTCGTGGTACTCGCAATCGTGAGCGGAACGGCGGTCGCTACGACAGACTCGACCACGTACGGACCGTGCCCGGGCGAGAACCCCAACGACGCGCTGCGAATCTCGACCGACGCCTCGGAAGGGACGTCGCTGAACGCGCTCGGAGGATTCGGCCGGGCACTCGAACGCGTCGGGTGTACGGCGTAGCCGTCACGGCGCGAACTCGAACTCGCCGGCGTCGTCGGCGGCCGCGTCGGTATCGACCTCCGCGCCG
This genomic window from Halorussus vallis contains:
- a CDS encoding mRNA 3'-end processing factor codes for the protein MGERRSREVHHDDGIHIEAGDGRRVVADARSAVGDVNVLSHAHADHTFRRTPGTVVCSAETAALVEARTGTSVPDHVESTDEISLLPAGHVVGSRAALVEHGPDSETPGRRVLYTGDFSVRDRLYLEGFDPVDADVLVMETTYGKPTYRFPPEAELQAEIRDWLADHPDRPLFLFGYSLGRAQKLQALAREATNRPLVVHGAVRTVNDAIESATDLSFPATPYDEVDELAGDEIVVLPTHLARHDWVQSLVAKHGGLKAGFSGWAVDRSFRYRGGYDATFPLTDHCDFDELAAVVEAVDPEVVYTHHGFDAEFADFLRTTFDRDARPLLGDQTTLGDF